The proteins below are encoded in one region of Halogranum gelatinilyticum:
- a CDS encoding PAS domain-containing sensor histidine kinase → MEERAQLHALLDASSDLLALVDDDGEIQYVNAASERLLAGDADARTDTLVGQQLSEYVHPDDESRLQAAIDAVTTGLSESSPRLTYRCRAADGSWASLDARLSATEPDSGSYLLTARVVSDGREPGSVRSSNPDRTYLRDLTETSNEVLWMFTADWEELLFVNSAYESVWGRSLSVLYEDASDFLEGVHPDDRERVEQAMGRLTNGTAVDIEYRIERPAEDSRWVWVQGEPVFEDGEVVRVVGFARDVTERHERTRQLQVIDRVLRHNLRNSMNIVLGYAAELDGTVDDDGTRSLTRLRAEGERLLDIADKQRELVDVLTTELQSDTVDIGHVVRETVDAVAPEYPECRITTQIDEGATALAFPKIDLAIRELVVNALEHCDGDDPAVEVSVRVDAETVVIEVRDRNPPIPVQNTMVLTGEREIADLFHGDGVGLWLVYWLFERSNGEVTFSENEPDGNCVRGLLPRTERT, encoded by the coding sequence ATGGAGGAACGAGCGCAGCTACACGCGCTCCTCGACGCCAGCAGTGACTTGCTCGCGCTCGTCGACGACGACGGCGAGATACAGTACGTGAACGCCGCGAGCGAGCGTCTTCTCGCCGGTGACGCCGACGCACGGACGGACACGCTCGTCGGCCAACAGCTCTCCGAGTACGTCCATCCGGACGACGAATCGCGTTTGCAGGCTGCAATCGACGCCGTCACGACCGGACTGTCGGAGTCGTCGCCGCGGCTCACGTACCGCTGTCGGGCGGCCGACGGGTCGTGGGCCAGTCTCGACGCGCGACTCTCGGCCACCGAACCGGACAGCGGCAGCTACCTCCTCACCGCCCGTGTCGTCTCCGACGGCCGCGAGCCTGGGTCGGTGCGCTCCTCGAACCCTGACCGGACGTATCTCCGTGACCTCACCGAGACGTCGAACGAAGTGCTGTGGATGTTCACCGCCGACTGGGAGGAGTTGCTCTTCGTCAACTCCGCCTACGAGTCGGTCTGGGGGCGTTCGCTGTCGGTGCTCTACGAGGACGCGAGCGACTTCCTCGAAGGAGTCCATCCGGACGACCGCGAACGCGTCGAGCAGGCGATGGGACGGCTCACGAACGGCACGGCCGTGGACATCGAATACCGGATCGAACGGCCCGCGGAGGACAGCCGCTGGGTCTGGGTACAGGGCGAGCCGGTCTTCGAAGACGGCGAGGTCGTCCGCGTCGTCGGCTTCGCCCGCGACGTGACCGAGCGTCACGAGCGGACCCGACAGCTCCAGGTCATCGACCGCGTCCTCCGGCACAACCTCCGCAACTCGATGAACATCGTCCTCGGCTACGCCGCCGAACTCGACGGCACGGTCGACGACGACGGCACGCGGTCGCTCACACGGCTCCGCGCCGAAGGGGAACGGCTCCTCGACATCGCCGACAAGCAGCGCGAACTCGTCGACGTTCTCACGACCGAACTCCAGTCGGACACCGTCGACATCGGCCACGTGGTCCGAGAGACGGTCGACGCCGTCGCCCCGGAGTATCCGGAGTGTCGCATCACGACACAAATCGACGAGGGTGCCACAGCGCTGGCGTTTCCGAAGATAGATCTCGCGATTCGCGAGTTGGTCGTCAACGCGCTCGAACACTGTGACGGTGACGATCCAGCGGTGGAGGTCTCCGTCCGTGTCGACGCAGAGACGGTCGTCATAGAAGTCAGAGACCGAAATCCGCCGATACCCGTACAGAACACGATGGTCCTGACCGGCGAGCGGGAGATCGCGGACCTGTTCCACGGCGACGGCGTCGGTCTCTGGTTGGTCTACTGGCTGTTCGAGCGGTCGAACGGCGAGGTGACGTTCTCGGAAAACGAACCGGACGGAAACTGCGTTCGGGGGCTGCTCCCGCGGACGGAACGTACGTAA
- a CDS encoding DNA topoisomerase IV subunit A codes for MSSKIQDEKAREQLIDLAAEFYDQFAGGKIPEMKLPTRTKSNIVFDEDSNVWVYGDRTSTRSANSVRGARKLLKAVYTIDFLAKQLDEGRSSTLRELYYLSESWDNEEAQFSDQDESNQLVEDLEIVSEVTREDFHMRPEESGATLMGPLELREQTRRGEREIHCQKDVGEGGYQIPNNPDTIDFLDHDIDFVLCVETGGMRDRLVENGFDEEYNVLVVHLKGQPARATRRITKRLHDELDLPVVVFTDGDPWSYRIFGSVAYGSIKSAHLSEYLATPEAQYVGIRPQDIVDYDLPTDPLADSDINALESELTDPRFQSDFWTEQIELQLDIGKKAEQQALASRGLDFVTDTYLPERLTDMGVL; via the coding sequence ATGAGTTCGAAGATTCAAGACGAGAAAGCCCGCGAGCAGCTCATCGACCTCGCCGCGGAGTTCTACGACCAGTTCGCCGGCGGGAAGATTCCCGAGATGAAACTGCCGACCCGGACGAAGAGCAACATCGTGTTCGACGAGGACTCGAACGTGTGGGTCTACGGCGACCGCACCTCGACGCGATCGGCTAACTCCGTCCGCGGGGCACGCAAGCTCCTCAAGGCGGTCTACACCATCGACTTCCTCGCGAAACAGCTCGACGAGGGTCGCTCGTCGACCCTCCGTGAGCTGTACTACCTCTCGGAATCGTGGGACAACGAGGAGGCGCAGTTCTCCGACCAGGACGAGTCGAACCAGCTCGTCGAGGACCTCGAAATCGTCTCGGAGGTCACCCGCGAGGACTTCCATATGCGGCCGGAGGAGTCCGGTGCGACCCTGATGGGACCGCTCGAACTCCGCGAGCAGACCCGGAGAGGGGAACGCGAGATTCACTGTCAGAAGGACGTCGGCGAGGGCGGTTACCAGATTCCCAACAACCCCGACACCATCGACTTCCTCGACCACGACATCGACTTCGTGCTCTGCGTCGAGACCGGTGGTATGCGCGACCGGCTCGTCGAAAACGGCTTCGACGAGGAGTACAACGTGCTCGTCGTCCACCTGAAGGGCCAGCCCGCGCGGGCGACCCGCCGCATCACGAAGCGGCTGCACGACGAACTCGACCTGCCGGTCGTGGTCTTCACAGACGGCGACCCGTGGTCCTACCGCATCTTCGGCTCCGTGGCGTACGGCTCCATCAAGTCCGCGCACCTCTCGGAGTATCTCGCGACGCCCGAGGCACAGTACGTCGGCATCCGCCCGCAGGACATCGTCGACTACGACCTGCCGACCGACCCGCTCGCGGACTCGGACATCAACGCCCTGGAGTCGGAGCTGACCGACCCGCGCTTCCAGTCTGACTTCTGGACCGAACAGATCGAACTCCAGCTCGACATCGGCAAGAAGGCGGAACAGCAGGCACTCGCCTCGCGCGGGCTGGACTTCGTGACCGACACCTACCTGCCCGAGCGGCTGACCGACATGGGCGTCCTGTAG
- a CDS encoding DNA topoisomerase VI subunit B — protein sequence MTSFQSTLGEDSGIADELAQNQREISIAEFFEKNKHMLGFDSGARGLVTAVKEAVDNALDATEEAGLAPDIYVEIAEAGDYYKLIVEDNGPGITKAQLPKVFGKLLYGSRFHAREQSRGQQGIGISAAVLYSQLTSGKAAKITSRTQGSASAQYFELIIDTDSNEPEIKADSETSWDRPHGTRIELEMEANMRARQQLHDYIKHTAVVNPHARLELREPGLDEPMKFERATDQLPAETEEIRPHPHGVELGTLIKMLQATESYSVSGFLQEEFTRVGKKTADKVVDNFRDRHFGREMGWSAPEKHEDADLRTALVDAVSGKGADATDSFAETVVDTLQGRERTTHHELTQIVDNAADAAAEEFGKTFGSTVREKAVAAAWNVLAGYDEGGDVDRLTGDVYALVDEATSTRKDDATVQALAERLARKFGTAEDRRHRATFTQLRTYVTDAAEATIEYDDATVGDTARENIVEAFWSRMQTVPDDVPKVKDVAAERDVSSQLLDAMRETDILAPPTNCLSPITAELVEAGLRKEFDADFYAAATRDAEVHGGDPFIVEAGIAYGGDLKAEGSIELLRFANRVPLVYQRGACATTDVVKRIGWRNYGLDQPGGSGMPNGPAVLMVHVASTNVPFTSESKDALANIPAIEDEIELAIREAARELKSYLNKRRSMQKRRQKQDVLGKILPQMADKVSEVTGRPRPDIDGALARIMNNVSVEREVSGGKVTLIVENYSDRTEQPDITDIVSAEPSNVSDGATVVDLDGEWFVKWSPSVSSGDTVKLTYEVADDADFDINVDGVENEKLTVQA from the coding sequence ATGACCTCGTTCCAGTCGACACTCGGCGAGGACTCGGGGATCGCCGACGAGCTGGCGCAAAACCAGCGGGAGATCTCCATCGCCGAGTTCTTCGAGAAGAACAAGCATATGCTCGGGTTCGACTCCGGGGCCCGAGGGCTTGTAACCGCCGTGAAAGAGGCGGTCGACAACGCGCTCGACGCGACGGAGGAAGCCGGACTCGCCCCCGACATCTACGTCGAAATCGCCGAGGCCGGTGACTACTACAAACTCATCGTCGAGGACAACGGGCCGGGCATCACCAAGGCCCAACTCCCGAAAGTGTTCGGGAAGCTCCTCTACGGCTCTCGCTTCCACGCCCGCGAGCAGTCCCGCGGGCAGCAGGGTATCGGTATCTCGGCTGCCGTCCTCTACTCGCAACTCACCAGTGGGAAAGCCGCCAAGATTACCAGTCGGACACAGGGCTCGGCCTCCGCACAGTACTTCGAGCTCATCATCGACACCGACTCCAACGAGCCCGAGATCAAGGCCGACAGCGAGACGTCGTGGGACCGCCCGCACGGCACCCGCATCGAGCTGGAGATGGAGGCGAACATGCGCGCTCGCCAGCAGCTCCACGACTACATCAAACACACCGCCGTCGTCAACCCGCACGCCCGCCTCGAACTCCGGGAACCGGGCCTCGACGAACCGATGAAGTTCGAGCGGGCGACGGACCAGCTCCCGGCCGAGACCGAGGAGATCCGCCCGCACCCCCACGGCGTCGAACTCGGGACGCTCATCAAGATGTTGCAGGCGACCGAGTCGTACTCCGTCTCGGGCTTCCTGCAGGAGGAGTTTACCAGAGTAGGAAAGAAGACGGCCGACAAGGTCGTCGACAACTTCCGTGACCGCCACTTCGGCCGCGAGATGGGCTGGTCGGCACCCGAGAAACACGAGGACGCCGACCTCCGGACCGCCCTCGTCGACGCTGTCTCCGGCAAGGGCGCGGACGCGACCGACTCCTTCGCCGAGACGGTCGTCGACACCCTCCAGGGTCGAGAGCGGACGACCCACCACGAACTGACGCAGATCGTCGACAACGCGGCCGATGCGGCCGCCGAGGAGTTCGGGAAGACGTTCGGGTCGACGGTTCGGGAGAAGGCCGTCGCGGCCGCGTGGAACGTCCTCGCGGGCTACGACGAGGGGGGCGACGTCGACCGGCTCACCGGCGACGTCTACGCGCTCGTCGACGAGGCGACCAGCACGCGAAAGGATGACGCGACGGTGCAGGCACTCGCCGAACGCCTCGCCCGGAAGTTCGGGACGGCGGAGGACCGTCGCCACCGCGCGACGTTCACACAGCTCCGGACCTACGTCACCGACGCCGCCGAGGCGACCATCGAGTACGACGACGCGACCGTCGGCGACACCGCCCGCGAGAACATCGTCGAGGCCTTCTGGAGCCGGATGCAGACGGTCCCGGACGACGTGCCGAAGGTAAAAGACGTCGCCGCCGAGCGCGACGTCTCCTCGCAACTGCTCGACGCGATGCGCGAGACGGACATCCTCGCGCCGCCGACGAACTGTCTGTCGCCCATCACCGCCGAACTCGTCGAGGCTGGCCTCCGCAAGGAGTTCGACGCCGACTTCTACGCGGCGGCGACCCGCGACGCCGAGGTCCACGGCGGCGACCCGTTCATCGTCGAGGCCGGTATCGCCTACGGCGGCGACCTGAAGGCAGAGGGCAGCATCGAGCTGCTCCGCTTCGCCAACCGCGTCCCGCTGGTCTACCAGCGCGGCGCGTGTGCGACCACCGACGTCGTGAAACGTATCGGCTGGCGCAACTACGGGCTGGACCAGCCGGGTGGCAGCGGGATGCCGAACGGTCCCGCGGTCCTCATGGTCCACGTCGCCTCGACGAACGTGCCCTTCACGAGCGAGTCGAAGGACGCGCTGGCGAACATCCCGGCCATCGAAGACGAGATCGAACTCGCGATTCGGGAGGCCGCCCGCGAGCTGAAGTCCTACCTCAACAAGCGTCGCTCGATGCAGAAGCGTCGCCAGAAGCAGGACGTCCTCGGGAAGATCCTCCCGCAGATGGCCGACAAGGTCTCGGAGGTCACGGGTCGGCCGCGACCCGACATCGACGGCGCGCTGGCCCGTATCATGAACAACGTCAGCGTCGAACGCGAGGTGAGCGGCGGGAAAGTGACGCTCATCGTGGAGAACTACTCCGACCGGACGGAGCAGCCGGACATCACCGACATCGTCTCCGCGGAGCCGAGCAACGTCTCCGACGGCGCGACGGTGGTCGACTTGGACGGCGAGTGGTTCGTCAAGTGGTCGCCCTCCGTCTCCTCCGGTGACACGGTGAAGCTGACGTACGAAGTAGCGGACGACGCCGACTTCGACATCAACGTCGACGGCGTCGAAAACGAGAAACTGACGGTGCAAGCCTAA